The Clavelina lepadiformis chromosome 3, kaClaLepa1.1, whole genome shotgun sequence region TGTATCGTAAGATAACAGACGGTTTGTAAAGGATTTACTGGCTTATATGCTGCCATAATGTATTTCGATATAGCCTACCATTTTATCGACGATACAAAATTGCTCAACAGTCTACTCTACAGTAGATTAGATGATTTAATAGCCTAtgtattgttttgtatttGATATGAAAATTGTCTTCGTTTCGAAGTAGTAGCGAGTGCCACAGCTAAAAATTTCGCATTCAAGCCAGTCTGGTAAATGGTGATATGCAGTGAGCTTCAGCACAATATtgtgtgtttttttattttaaatgccTTCACTTGCAAGTTAATTTTGGGACTTATCACCCTATTTCGGCTGGCAAGTCATGACAAGTTTTATTACGGCTTTCAAAATTGGAATACGTCGGTCTTAACATGTGATCGAAGATGTATTGGTTCGAACATGCCCTCCAGTTAGTTATAAGGATTCCTTGTGATGTATTATCTTATGAAAAGTACCAGGCTGTTTGAATAaatcttttattatatttgcCCAGCAGTCCCAGCCTGTATTTGTAAGGTTTCATAGTGTGATTGCCCAGAACTACTTATTTTTATGACTTGGCGACACGCTTGTTGAAATAGCTCACTTAACGTTTGATAATTCCACTTTACAGTAAGTCTTGCATGACTGGGCACTGTGAAGCCTACGCCTGAAATACTTTTTGTTACTGGCTGaaataattatgacgtcatgttaGTTTATGAAAAAAAGAGCTGTTTTGTATGTAATTCGTGCGCGCACTCTCTTCGTTATAGTTCACATAGTAAAGTTAGCTGCGTTCCACTCATGAATGTTGGCTAATGACAGTGAAGGACACTACACAAAGGTTTAGCTGAAATAATGCACAAATTACAACGTAGTTCAGATAAACGTTGGCAGCCATGTTTTAGCGTCAGTAGCGTTTGTTTCTTAAAACTAGAATTGTGTGCTATTTAAGTGAGTCAGTTTATTAACCTATCATATGCGCGGCATTTTTGTCACAAGTATATTCGTTAAAAGCAAGAGATCAAATCTAAATAACTTTGTATCATTCCGCAAACATGTAGTATTTGCGAAAAGCCATGTCGTATGGTAAAAGCCTAATGAAGTACTTCAATATTTGTTCGTGATAACGTTTTCAATACTTGGTTACGGTTACCAAAGCATAGAGTGAACCTATCTGCTTAGACATGTTTAACTTAGTACGGCAATACTGAATACACCAGAAAGCTAAAATTGTTCCCCAGGTCTGCATTGGTCAACTCGTTTAAACTATTGGTGCAGCTCTACGCTCATATAAACTGCTGTGTTTTGAAACTGTTATTCTGTACTGTACAAGTTTACTAATGACGTAGATCTACAAAGCGAACTTTATGTTccattaattatatttttcgataaaattataatatgCGCGTTACATGAACTGTACAATGCAGGTATAGTAACAGTTTATGAAaccaacaataaaaaacatcaaCCATTGAATGGTGGCAAAATGAAGAAAAGGTAACAACATGTGATCAATTTTGTTTAGACGTCAACAAAAAACATCTGCCGTATGGATGACTACAGGTGCAGATAAGCATGATTCCTCGCAATGAATTTTTAATCAGCGTTGCACTTTTCGGAAAGAACACCGCAACATTTTTAACACTTCTCGGGTTTCAGTCATGATTGTTATGAGGTAAATAAACGAATGGCGTTGTTATAGTGATTGTCCAAGCAAATATTGGCTCtgttcgtgacgtcataataggcTCACGACGTCTAGCAAGATCGAGGTTTTATTGCTTTGTGTTTTGGCGTTATTCGACGCCGAATTTAATTCAGGGGTTCAGGTTAACATAATGTATAACGCCACGGCTAATAGGTATATTGGAATTCAAAGAATTGAGTTGTTTGCGGTCAGCTATTCAATTGTTCGCAATATTTTGACGTCAACGGCCAACAAGCAGCGGGGCTGAATGTTGTTAAACCGTGGACCATGTATAGAGTTTGAGTGAGTGAAAATAACCAGCATATATTGCAATATTCTTATCTTAGCAGTTGAATTAATCTGCCAGCCGGTGAAAGCCGTTGGTTGTTGGAAAgatcaaataaaacaaagtggAATTAAGGAATAGAAATGTATAGCTAGGTTATATAAAAAATcgaaattttctgaaaatcaatttttataaacaacTTCATTTTCATTTAGATGCAGGAAATTTAATACTGGGCTAATATGTACAACAACTCAAATATAGGAAAATGTTAACTGTGATGACTGAATGAAACTGTGTTAAACTGTTGTATACATCAAAGAGGACGTATCAAAGTCATGAATTTCAACGATTCTCTTCCGCGTGTTCTAACCACCCCTAAACTCCATCGGCGCCCGCAGGTTGATATCACCGCCAACTCGCCAGAGCTTCAAAAGCATAGATGGCCGCCAATCGACATTACCAAGGACGCGTCTGGTGATTTTTTCGTCATCGAAACGACTGCGAATATTCAAGAAAAGAGTCGAGTGGATCATAATGGACATCTGGTAAATGAAGAAACGCAGTTGCCATTATCGCCGGCCAACGGTGTGTCCGCTGCCTGTGCGGCGATGGCCAATGCATGTAGTCACGACCATGATTACATTTCCAGCGACTCCTCTCGTTTGGGAAGATTAAATCCGGATGTGGCTAGCGCAAGTCGCCCAGCATCGCCATCGAAACTTTTTGAGGATTCGGTGCCACGAGTTCGTCTGGAGATTAAAACGGTTCGGGTTCCTGTACCACCCAAGTCACACGCACCAACCTCACCCCGGGACGCGAAACCGGCGAGGACAACCGGTAACAAATTGATAAGGAGATACATACGACCTGATGACGTCACCGAAACGCGAAGAGGACGGCCGAGCAAAACACAAGAGCCACATGAGATCATCGACaataaatgtgtttttgtCAGCACGCGGAAAACAGCGGAATCGACCCCAGGTCGCGTAAGTGCCGGTCGTAGACGGAACAGGAAGAAAGCGACACCCGACTTCGTTACTGCGCAAGAACAATCCAGAAAAACAACATCTTTTGCATCCGACGTAGCAGGAGTAGCAGTGAAGGAAGAAATATCTGTAAATAATGACGAAAAGTTTGACCTGTCGAATGATATTCTCACGAAGGAATGGCTGAAAATGGTTCAGCGGTATCGAACTGAAAAGAGACAAAACGACGAGGGGCCAGATGATGCTGAAActgaaaattttggaaaaccTCTGCGTGAATCCACACCTGTAAGAAACGCTAAAAGTAGTGATGCAAATACAGAACTGAAATTTCTCTCACCGCGTCGAAGCGTAACGCCATGCCCACCTAATCTCtcaaaaacagaaatgaaaTCCAAAAGCGGGGAACTGAACGATTCCAACGTAGTCGGTGACGATTCCGCATATTTTTCCATTACGTCATCAGTGTGCAGCAGACCGACCAGTAGTGCTGGCATGCCAACCTTCCGGGCAGGGTCCGAGAGTCGACCCCCGACGGGAGGACGCCCTCAGTCCGGAGAAAAACGTGTTGCAGCAACTAGTCTCTCTTCTTCTTCATCTTGTACTGCTTCCAGTGATGATGATTCAGAATTTGGCAGCATGACGTCTCCAAAAAGTGATCTTGGCGATGTCGAAAATTGTCGAACTTCGGGCGAAAGAGTAACGTCTTCAGGGAATTCACAGTAAGATATATAATAATCTATAACAGAGGTGGGCAAATGTATTCAATGGAAGAgccatttgcagaaaatacaagtaCCAGAGagcctcaaaattatttcaatacaaagaCGGTTAATACTGCATTAGCATTAGATgtcatcgttttcgttttgcaGTGTATTTAAGTAAACTAAACTGAGCTAAACCTTACTGTCTTAGCAATGAAATTGCGTTGACTTGCTGTTAACTAACTcttcggattctatgtctgttgttacgtcataaacgaattCCTgacctaaataaagaaaagaaaaaaagagaaacgttcataaacaatactcttggtagcctttacaatttttttggaattttacgattcgactagaagttTGCCCACCACTAATCTATAAATATTACGGTATTTCCCTACTGGTATTCTTTGTGATTagtttttattgcattatttAACCCTTATCAAAATAAAGTATTGGAAAAATATCTGATTGCGTTTTTCATTTCTTTACATCTTCTGCCAACTATTAAGATGTGGGAGTGGCGGTTCCTGTAAAGATCAACGAGCTGTAAAATCTAGAAAAGGCAAGAAGATAGTTCGACAAATTGACGTCAACTGTGCCAAAAAAGCAATTACCAAACCTCAGATGCGCCCTATGCCACCACGGAAACCtaagaaaggtttgtttttgcACGGTTGTTTAACAAACCAGAATGTTGTGCAATATAATTTAGCATCGTAAGATCATGGTTGAAACCTGCAAAAGCTTGGTGACAGTAATTCAATCTAATACAGATCCACTCCCAATGCATTTACGAGCGCTGCCGAACTCATTCTTTCAAGAACCTAATAGGGTAAGCCCTTCGCCATACAGCGTTTTACCGCCGGTACAACCTCTGTTTCGACAAGTTTCAACCGACGACATAGCTGGTGAGTGAGGATGCATATCCACGGTTTATATGTAAATTTGTATCTGCAGTCCTTGTGCCATGCACTGATCACTGAATACAAAATGGTATTGGATACCAATGCTGATTATAAGCTCTATTTAACCTAAAGTAGGCTTTCGTAATGACTTTTGAGGATTTGTTAAATGCCGTTGCAAAACAGTGTCTTTGACGAGGGTAAACATTTGTCAAATATTACAGACGTGAGGCCCGTCACACCTCCTTCAAAAGAAGACACTTCAACTACTTCAAGCATGAAACGTGGTGCAAAAATCATCACAACGGGAGATATCGAACTACTACAGCGGCTCTTTGATGCTGTGGAACCGCAAAACAAGGCGACTGGTATTAGGATCAAACGAGGAAGGTAGGTTGATTGGAAGGTTATAGATAAAGTTTCGATTTGACCCAGAACAGGCTTTCATTTTAGAAATTACATTAATTGTATGTCATTTTCTTCGTTTGTTGGTTTTTGTATTTACCATCGTATATGGTGTTAATAGGCTCCTTTTTCAGGTAAATTTTCTTTATGATTTCTTCTTTGTTATGCATAGGCCTAAGAGGACGCCGAAATTGATGCCGTCACCCCGCTTGAAGCTGGACAACAACCCGTGTATAATGCAGTCAATCACGGAGAAACTCTTCCCTAAACTAACCATTGACCGCCGTCGTGTGAACTCAATGCGCACAGCAAACGTTACGGGTTTGGTGTCGACTACTCAGCCCGCGGCTTTTATCGGCGACGTTCAGTCTCTAAATACGAATTTTAACAACAATGCCCAAGACCTGGACAGCACTTATCTAAGAGATTGGTCATCATCTGGGCTCCTGTCGACCAAATCAAGCTTTACAAGCGTTTATGATGACGACAAGGATTTTCCAGAAGTTTCGATGGAAACTAGGTCGCCTACACCGCAACGTCTTGAAACTTTAGCGCTTCCTCTTTTAACGGGTACCCAGCAGGATTACTCGCAGATGTTGTCAGAGGTGGCTGCGGTTCTTTGAGCTTCTGAAAACACGCAACTAATCTGGTACGTTTAAGCAACCGGCTCTGCAACATGCTGTTTTTTCGCTCGTGTAAGAACTTCAGGGAGTCTTATGGTGTCTTGCAGCCTACTTTGCTCTGGAATCGATGAGGAATATAAACGTTATgctgttaaacttttttccCCAGAAACGCCTTTCAAGTACGTTTTTCCCTTCACTAGTTGCTGCCTTGGCCGAAATTTGCCTGGTCATCCGAAGCTACACCACAGTAATTAACTAATAGTCAACCGAATTTGCTGGGATGTTATGATGTTATTGACTGCAAATTGTGTAACCTCGCTTACTTTAAGCCGAGGATTGTACATCGTTCAAAGTTCCGTTTATTGGCCAAATTTTCAAGTTGCTTGACCACAATATTTGTCTGCTTAAGTTTACCTATTTTTCATACCGCCGTCACTGTGGATTACATTATAATAACGACTGTGAAAACATTCTTTCGTTTGTAATTTAGCTTTAAACGTTTTTTGCTATTTTCTACCAGCAATCTGCTCTCTTAAGGTACTGTATATAGTGAAATGGTTTATAACTAACACACTCATTTCGTATGTCTACAAACTCACATTAAATATAATGTATTGCATTAAAACGGCTTGcttcacattttcaaaaaatgtttgttgtaaatgtgtgGTTGTCAAAAGAGCTTCATAAAATAGCTGGATGTGAACAGATATGGCTTGCATGTCAAGCTCTGCGGTTTTAAATATCTTGTAGACTGCAGTATTGTGTGTCTATTATATTAAAGTGCTTTTTGAGCATTCCATTTAGACATGTTACGCGTTGAAAATGTTTACTGTtttgacaatatttttattattttcctGTGATCGCATTGTCCTATACTTTTAATCAACTGTTTTCAATACAGCTGGAACACGTATTGGCGTAATGTATCGCAACTGACGTACAAAAATGGAGATTTGGTGCAGCGTTGAAGAAGCATTGCCAGATCTGCAAAGTGTTAGTTTAATATTTGTTCTAGGGTTAAAATCAGCAAAAAGTGATTTGCGTTACATAGCAGCTACTAGATAGTGACTATTTAGTCATTCAATCAATTTAACGACTAACATATGATCACATAGCCTCATACCTTCGTTTTTTCCCTAGCAACATTTGAACCACTTCGGGCGCTCAACAAAAGCTTAAGAAGAGTCAGTCgttcttgttttttgttgtaaaattttaaccGCTTCGAGGCACTTACTGAGCCTACTGATTGTGACGTACTTTCTCGTctgaaagaagaaaaaaacacGAAGGTTACAAACAACTTCACGCTTCAGATATTTGAACCCTTGAGGCAAAACAAACTGTTTTAGCTAGTCTAAAGCCGAGATGGAAAAGACTGCTTATTATCGGCAAGGGTGTGGCAGGTAGATTGCATGATCAAGTTACGGTTTTAATGCAGAAAGTATTGTCCTGTTATAACTGAATACACTTAACTACTGTGgcaggttttgtttttattctgtAACTGTTAATATCTGATAGGAAAGAGTAGTGTCTTGACTCACTTCATACAGGCTACCACAAGTGATTGTCTTTCAAGCAGAAGGAAGCTTGTCACAGTTTCAGGATTTGGTGGAATTAGGATGTTCTTATGTGTTATTTTCTTGGAAATTATAGTAACCCTCAGCACAACGACGTTTAAATTTATGtcgtaaaacattttttaggcGTAGTTTTTTTGATAGGCATCTAACAACTGTGTAGAAAAATGAACACGACAGATAATATTGGCCATCTCATTGTTATATCAgttcttgtttttttgtcttttgtttTCGCTATCATCGCAGTTGCCTCTGATGGTTGGAGCAGTGCACTTCCAGTGCCCCTCTTGAATCATTACAACTCTAGAGCGCCTGGTGTCGAACAAAGAGCTCACTGTGAGTGGTTTCCTAATAAATTACATTGGCTTTGtaactttcaaaacaaagtGTTGGTCGGCGTAATAAGGTAGTGGCGATGCGTtatttgtgaacaatataccGGCTGGATTTTGGTTAAAGATAACTACCTCTTAAGCGATACGCTGTATAAAACTGTGATGCATATCTATACTTTTTGCTACCGGAATTCTTAATATTACCTCTCTTGTAGGCTACTGTTCAACCATTTTTCGTGGTacgattttgttgttttaattcgGATGTTTGTTGCTATAGCAGGCTATTCTATGTTTCTGGCTACTTAAATCTGTTTTGTATACACAGTATGGATT contains the following coding sequences:
- the LOC143448222 gene encoding uncharacterized protein LOC143448222, which translates into the protein MNFNDSLPRVLTTPKLHRRPQVDITANSPELQKHRWPPIDITKDASGDFFVIETTANIQEKSRVDHNGHLVNEETQLPLSPANGVSAACAAMANACSHDHDYISSDSSRLGRLNPDVASASRPASPSKLFEDSVPRVRLEIKTVRVPVPPKSHAPTSPRDAKPARTTGNKLIRRYIRPDDVTETRRGRPSKTQEPHEIIDNKCVFVSTRKTAESTPGRVSAGRRRNRKKATPDFVTAQEQSRKTTSFASDVAGVAVKEEISVNNDEKFDLSNDILTKEWLKMVQRYRTEKRQNDEGPDDAETENFGKPLRESTPVRNAKSSDANTELKFLSPRRSVTPCPPNLSKTEMKSKSGELNDSNVVGDDSAYFSITSSVCSRPTSSAGMPTFRAGSESRPPTGGRPQSGEKRVAATSLSSSSSCTASSDDDSEFGSMTSPKSDLGDVENCRTSGERVTSSGNSQCGSGGSCKDQRAVKSRKGKKIVRQIDVNCAKKAITKPQMRPMPPRKPKKDPLPMHLRALPNSFFQEPNRVSPSPYSVLPPVQPLFRQVSTDDIADVRPVTPPSKEDTSTTSSMKRGAKIITTGDIELLQRLFDAVEPQNKATGIRIKRGRPKRTPKLMPSPRLKLDNNPCIMQSITEKLFPKLTIDRRRVNSMRTANVTGLVSTTQPAAFIGDVQSLNTNFNNNAQDLDSTYLRDWSSSGLLSTKSSFTSVYDDDKDFPEVSMETRSPTPQRLETLALPLLTGTQQDYSQMLSEVAAVL